A single region of the Thermoanaerobacterium aotearoense genome encodes:
- the fliQ gene encoding flagellar biosynthesis protein FliQ yields the protein MDPGVVLDIGREALMVTMMVSAPLLIISLLVGLIISIFQATTQIQEQTLTFVPKILAIFASIILFGPWMLTVLINYTQKLILNINSFIR from the coding sequence ATGGATCCGGGAGTAGTTCTTGATATAGGAAGAGAGGCATTAATGGTAACTATGATGGTTTCTGCACCTCTTCTAATTATATCATTGCTTGTAGGATTGATAATAAGTATTTTTCAGGCTACAACCCAAATTCAAGAACAGACATTGACATTTGTGCCTAAAATTTTAGCAATATTTGCATCTATTATATTATTTGGGCCATGGATGCTTACGGTACTTATTAATTACACTCAAAAATTGATTTTAAATATTAACAGTTTCATCAGGTAG
- the fliP gene encoding flagellar type III secretion system pore protein FliP (The bacterial flagellar biogenesis protein FliP forms a type III secretion system (T3SS)-type pore required for flagellar assembly.), with amino-acid sequence MIKIKKISWLVLVLPILLIQNAYAAPNNASPLITINAPSTSNEVASSIQIVLLLTVLTLAPSILIMMTSFTRIIVVLSFLRNALGLQQMPPNQVLIGLALFLTFFIMAPVGAQINKDSIQPYMQGKITPQEAYVKARDPLKSFMLKQTRKNDLNLFISLSKLKVKSVNDVPLRVVIPSFIISELKTAFEIGFIIYIPFLIIDMVVASVLMSMGMFMLPPVLISLPFKLLLFILVDGWNILVKSLVIGFR; translated from the coding sequence ATGATAAAGATAAAAAAAATTAGTTGGTTGGTGCTTGTATTGCCAATTTTATTGATACAAAATGCATATGCAGCTCCAAATAACGCTTCGCCGTTAATAACGATCAATGCTCCATCGACTTCTAATGAAGTTGCATCAAGCATCCAAATAGTTCTTCTTTTGACTGTATTGACATTAGCGCCATCAATACTTATAATGATGACTTCTTTTACAAGGATAATTGTGGTTTTATCGTTTTTAAGAAACGCCTTAGGTTTACAGCAAATGCCTCCAAATCAAGTTTTAATTGGTCTGGCTTTGTTTTTGACGTTTTTTATAATGGCACCAGTTGGTGCACAAATAAATAAAGATTCTATCCAGCCATATATGCAAGGAAAGATAACACCACAAGAAGCTTATGTTAAGGCAAGAGATCCGTTGAAAAGCTTTATGCTTAAGCAGACGAGGAAAAATGACTTAAATTTGTTTATCAGTTTGTCAAAGCTGAAAGTAAAAAGTGTAAATGATGTTCCTTTGCGAGTTGTTATACCCTCATTCATAATAAGTGAATTGAAAACGGCATTTGAAATTGGATTTATCATATATATACCATTTTTAATCATAGACATGGTTGTTGCCAGTGTATTGATGTCGATGGGGATGTTCATGCTGCCACCTGTACTTATATCCTTGCCATTTAAACTTTTGCTTTTCATACTTGTGGATGGATGGAATATTTTGGTTAAGTCTTTAGTAATTGGTTTTAGATAA
- a CDS encoding flagellar brake protein, whose translation MVNIKPGQKIEISIGKSNNKYVSKVDDVSLDGTLLVETPIHNGHFVPIRIGAKVNVIFFNKDGLFTFDGIVINRFFGNLSYIQLKRVTDIEKLQRRQFFRLEKIIEFKYKLHEDDESFEKGVIKDISGGGFRAKVKKKVDVGTEIICYVKLSDETDELVQKCKVVRYNYFDDGYEIAAQYVDIQDRIREKIISFIFKEQRRLKRQQINF comes from the coding sequence ATGGTTAACATAAAGCCAGGGCAAAAGATCGAAATAAGTATTGGCAAAAGTAACAACAAATATGTATCAAAAGTTGACGATGTATCTTTAGACGGTACATTGCTTGTGGAAACACCGATACATAATGGACACTTTGTTCCAATAAGGATTGGCGCAAAAGTTAATGTCATCTTTTTTAACAAAGATGGATTATTTACTTTTGATGGGATAGTCATCAATAGATTTTTCGGCAATTTGTCGTATATACAATTAAAAAGGGTAACTGATATAGAAAAGCTGCAAAGAAGACAATTTTTTAGATTAGAAAAAATAATTGAATTTAAGTATAAGCTACATGAAGATGATGAATCTTTCGAAAAAGGTGTCATAAAAGATATAAGTGGTGGTGGCTTTAGAGCGAAGGTTAAGAAAAAAGTAGACGTAGGTACAGAAATAATTTGCTACGTTAAGCTAAGCGATGAAACTGATGAATTGGTTCAAAAATGTAAAGTGGTAAGGTATAACTATTTTGATGATGGATATGAAATAGCCGCTCAATATGTCGATATACAAGATAGAATAAGAGAAAAGATAATATCATTTATTTTTAAAGAGCAAAGACGATTAAAAAGACAGCAGATAAACTTTTGA
- the fliR gene encoding flagellar biosynthetic protein FliR, which translates to MELSYYILNNVQYFLIVFVRMLGIFILTPLFGTKTLPSTFKIGLAFFTSIMIFELVNVKIDANNLYQYVEIVFNEFMIGLLIGLSSMISFSAIYLAGQIIDYQLGFSIVNVLAAGEETQVPLIGNFVYILTLLLFLLIDGHHKLFQLLFQSYSMIPVGTPFLHLESINTVITKIVSDMFVLGFRISAPIVVSTLLTDITLSIISRTIPQLNVFMIGMPIKIFVGIFTLFIMLPMYLAVIDVLFNGMYSDIFMLFKSIVKG; encoded by the coding sequence ATGGAGTTAAGTTATTATATTTTAAACAATGTGCAGTACTTTTTAATAGTGTTTGTTAGAATGTTGGGAATCTTTATATTGACACCACTTTTTGGGACAAAGACATTGCCTTCCACGTTTAAGATAGGACTTGCTTTTTTTACATCAATAATGATTTTTGAATTAGTAAATGTGAAAATTGATGCAAATAATTTATATCAATACGTTGAAATTGTTTTTAACGAGTTTATGATTGGCTTATTGATTGGTTTGTCTTCTATGATTTCGTTTAGCGCTATATATTTGGCTGGACAAATAATAGATTACCAATTGGGCTTTAGCATTGTCAATGTCTTGGCGGCTGGTGAAGAAACGCAGGTACCTTTGATTGGAAATTTTGTGTACATACTTACATTATTATTGTTTTTACTTATAGATGGTCATCACAAGCTTTTTCAACTGCTTTTTCAAAGTTATAGCATGATACCTGTAGGCACGCCATTTTTACATTTAGAAAGCATTAATACAGTCATCACGAAAATTGTATCGGATATGTTTGTTTTAGGATTTAGAATAAGCGCTCCGATTGTTGTTTCGACTTTGCTTACAGATATAACTTTAAGCATAATATCGAGGACGATACCGCAATTAAATGTATTTATGATAGGTATGCCTATAAAAATATTCGTCGGTATTTTTACATTATTTATTATGCTGCCAATGTATTTAGCGGTTATTGATGTCTTGTTTAATGGAATGTACTCAGATATATTTATGCTTTTTAAATCAATTGTCAAAGGATGA
- a CDS encoding MinD/ParA family ATP-binding protein, with amino-acid sequence MDQAERLRYLFQQNSAKRCRVITVTGGKGGTGKTCISVNLSIALKKLGYKVLIVDADIGFSNAEIELGVVSNYTLYDVLYGNKKIVDVINDGPVGVKFISTGGNFDLVNGDIDLNVFFNNIKILDNYFDYIIVDTGAGVNKTVKSFIDMSDDVIIVTTPEPTAIMDAYILIKTINDLSDKNLYLIVNKVANQSEYVSVYERLNNALINFLGASIINLGFIHEDAKISECIKMQIPIVLKYQYSKPSKDIARIAEVLTNYKTDKKKEGLLGIFRKMFLNGGGINNG; translated from the coding sequence ATGGATCAGGCGGAGAGGCTTAGGTATCTATTTCAACAAAACAGTGCAAAAAGATGCAGAGTCATAACCGTTACAGGTGGAAAAGGAGGAACTGGAAAAACATGCATTTCTGTCAATCTATCTATAGCGCTAAAGAAGCTTGGATATAAAGTTTTAATCGTTGATGCTGATATAGGATTTTCTAATGCAGAGATAGAGTTAGGTGTTGTGTCAAATTATACATTGTACGATGTGCTGTATGGGAACAAAAAGATCGTTGACGTTATAAACGATGGACCTGTTGGGGTGAAATTCATTTCAACAGGAGGAAATTTTGATCTCGTAAATGGCGATATAGATTTAAATGTATTTTTTAACAATATAAAAATATTAGATAATTACTTTGATTATATAATTGTTGATACTGGAGCTGGGGTTAATAAAACGGTAAAAAGTTTTATAGATATGTCGGATGATGTGATAATCGTAACCACGCCAGAGCCAACTGCCATAATGGATGCTTACATACTTATTAAGACAATTAATGACTTAAGTGATAAAAATTTGTATTTAATAGTTAATAAAGTTGCTAACCAAAGTGAATATGTTTCTGTTTATGAAAGGCTTAACAATGCACTTATTAACTTTCTGGGCGCTTCAATAATTAATCTTGGTTTTATACATGAAGATGCCAAAATAAGTGAATGTATAAAAATGCAAATTCCTATTGTGCTAAAGTATCAGTATAGCAAACCTTCAAAAGATATCGCGAGAATTGCCGAAGTCCTTACAAATTATAAGACAGATAAAAAGAAAGAAGGGCTTCTCGGAATATTTAGAAAAATGTTTTTGAATGGTGGAGGCATTAATAATGGTTAA
- a CDS encoding DEAD/DEAH box helicase family protein, producing the protein MKVKRYIADNYQDALKLIKAEMGSDAVILQQSSYKERGLRGLFKKKKVEVVAAVEENKIDERDLFIKDLYEIKSLLREFKHSETKDESKKDLVYELVSRGVDDKLSKILAEGINEISDDNLETLQKRIVNFIGPPKKITGLNEKKRAVFIGPTGVGKTTTIAKIASNLILREKKKVLLITADIFRIAGAEQLKIYGEILGVPVMVVNNIFDLNRLEGEISKYDVVLIDTAGRSHTDSKKMQELKTFLQYGTYDEVYLCLSAATKNSDIKKIIKSYDFIDEYNLLFTKLDETDNYSVILNSIYYSKKSVSYVTNGQMVPDDISLADSKMIAQNILKGN; encoded by the coding sequence GTGAAAGTTAAGCGATATATTGCAGACAATTATCAAGATGCTTTAAAACTTATTAAAGCTGAAATGGGCAGCGATGCGGTAATATTGCAACAGAGCAGTTACAAAGAAAGGGGATTGAGAGGCTTATTTAAAAAGAAGAAAGTTGAAGTTGTAGCTGCAGTAGAAGAAAACAAAATCGATGAAAGAGATCTGTTCATTAAAGACTTGTATGAAATCAAATCGCTTTTAAGAGAGTTTAAACATAGTGAAACAAAGGATGAAAGTAAAAAAGATTTAGTCTATGAACTTGTTTCAAGAGGCGTTGATGATAAATTGTCGAAAATTCTGGCTGAAGGTATAAATGAGATTTCAGATGATAATTTAGAGACATTGCAAAAAAGAATTGTAAATTTTATTGGGCCTCCAAAGAAAATAACCGGCTTAAACGAGAAAAAACGTGCTGTTTTTATTGGACCTACAGGTGTCGGTAAAACGACGACGATCGCTAAAATTGCTTCTAATTTAATTTTAAGGGAAAAGAAAAAAGTATTGCTAATAACTGCGGACATATTCAGAATTGCTGGTGCAGAACAATTAAAAATTTACGGTGAGATTCTTGGCGTACCTGTAATGGTAGTTAACAATATTTTCGATTTAAATCGATTAGAAGGTGAAATAAGCAAATACGATGTGGTTTTGATTGATACTGCTGGAAGAAGTCATACTGATTCTAAGAAAATGCAGGAATTAAAAACCTTTTTGCAATATGGTACCTATGACGAAGTTTATCTTTGCTTAAGCGCAGCTACAAAAAACAGCGATATTAAAAAAATTATAAAATCGTACGACTTTATAGATGAGTACAATCTTCTTTTTACTAAGTTAGATGAGACAGATAATTATAGTGTTATTTTAAATTCAATATACTACTCAAAAAAATCTGTATCATACGTGACAAATGGTCAGATGGTACCTGATGATATTAGTTTAGCTGATAGTAAAATGATTGCACAAAATATTTTAAAGGGGAATTAA
- the flhA gene encoding flagellar biosynthesis protein FlhA — MKFSDLIAAIFVVGIVLIIIIPVPSILLDFLLILNISLSIIILLTTMYVKDAMDFSIFPSILLITTLMRLSLNISSTRLILTSGFAGNVIHAFGSFVIGNNPIVGFIVFIIIAIVQFIVITKGAERVSEVSARFTLDAMPGKQMSIDADLNAGIINDKEAKERRKKIQEEAKFFGSMDGASKFVKGDAIVGIIIMIINIIAGLIIGMTIKGMDINQAINTYTILTVGDGLVSQIPALLISTATGIIVTRTASETNMGNDVIMQLIKEPRVLQMTGILLILMAFVPMLPAIPLLIIGSLFTYLGFANRKKNSANDEIKKDDLKELEEIRDPKRAYDLLQVDPIELEFGYELIPIASSELLDRIVMIRRQIALDLGLVVPMVRLRDNIQLKPNEYIIKIRGNEVGKGDVYVNKYLCMQVGEINSDIKGISTREPAFGLPALWIDDSEKQKAEMLGCTVVDVPSVISTHLTNIIKRHSDELLGRQEVKELLDNVKLSNPALVDEIVPKLLSLGDIEKVLCNLLREEISIRDMVTILETLADYAPTTKDTDVLTEYVRQSLKRAITNKYAKDGKLQVITLDPEVERSIQNAINQTEHGSYLALPPDSMQKILKAVHNIIKKITIKGEQPIILTAPIIRFYLRKLIEQISKDIVVLSYNELLPNVEVFSVGTVKLSES; from the coding sequence TTGAAATTTTCAGATTTAATTGCAGCAATATTTGTCGTAGGAATTGTTTTAATAATAATCATTCCTGTTCCATCGATATTATTGGATTTTTTGCTTATTTTAAATATATCGCTATCCATCATAATATTGCTTACGACAATGTATGTTAAGGATGCCATGGATTTTTCTATTTTTCCATCAATATTGCTTATAACGACTTTGATGAGATTATCCCTTAATATTTCTTCTACCCGTTTGATTTTGACGTCTGGATTTGCAGGCAATGTGATTCATGCATTTGGGAGTTTTGTCATTGGCAATAATCCTATAGTAGGATTTATAGTGTTTATTATAATTGCAATTGTACAATTCATTGTAATAACAAAAGGCGCCGAAAGGGTGTCTGAAGTTTCCGCAAGATTTACTCTTGATGCAATGCCAGGTAAACAAATGTCAATTGATGCAGATTTGAATGCTGGAATAATAAACGACAAAGAAGCAAAAGAAAGAAGGAAGAAAATTCAGGAAGAGGCAAAGTTTTTTGGTTCAATGGATGGTGCAAGTAAATTTGTAAAAGGCGATGCCATCGTTGGAATCATAATCATGATAATAAATATAATCGCCGGATTAATCATTGGAATGACAATTAAGGGAATGGATATAAACCAAGCCATAAATACTTATACGATTTTGACTGTTGGTGATGGCTTAGTAAGCCAGATTCCGGCGCTTTTAATATCAACGGCAACTGGTATCATAGTTACAAGGACTGCTTCAGAGACAAATATGGGCAACGACGTGATAATGCAGCTTATAAAAGAGCCAAGAGTCTTACAGATGACTGGTATTCTGCTTATATTGATGGCATTTGTTCCTATGCTTCCTGCCATTCCATTGCTTATAATAGGTTCTTTATTTACATATTTAGGATTTGCAAATAGAAAGAAGAACTCTGCAAATGATGAAATCAAGAAAGATGATTTAAAGGAATTGGAAGAAATTAGAGATCCCAAAAGAGCTTATGATTTATTGCAAGTGGATCCAATTGAACTGGAATTTGGCTATGAATTAATTCCAATTGCCAGTAGCGAATTATTAGACAGAATTGTAATGATTAGAAGGCAAATTGCTTTGGACTTAGGTTTAGTGGTGCCTATGGTAAGGCTGAGAGACAATATTCAACTTAAACCAAATGAATACATAATCAAAATAAGAGGCAACGAAGTAGGGAAAGGCGATGTATATGTAAATAAATATTTGTGCATGCAAGTTGGGGAAATAAACAGCGATATAAAAGGTATAAGCACGAGAGAACCGGCTTTTGGCTTGCCTGCTTTATGGATTGACGATAGCGAGAAACAAAAAGCTGAAATGTTAGGATGTACAGTAGTTGATGTTCCATCTGTCATTTCTACTCATCTTACAAATATTATAAAAAGGCACTCGGATGAGCTTTTAGGAAGGCAGGAAGTCAAAGAGCTTTTAGATAATGTAAAGCTGTCAAATCCAGCTTTAGTTGACGAAATTGTGCCAAAATTACTAAGCTTAGGCGATATTGAGAAGGTTTTGTGCAACTTGTTAAGAGAGGAAATTTCGATTAGAGACATGGTAACTATTTTGGAAACTTTAGCTGATTATGCGCCAACTACGAAAGACACTGATGTTTTAACAGAGTATGTAAGACAATCATTAAAAAGAGCTATAACAAACAAGTATGCAAAAGACGGGAAGCTCCAAGTGATAACGTTAGATCCGGAGGTTGAAAGGTCAATACAAAATGCTATAAATCAAACTGAACATGGATCGTATTTAGCGCTTCCGCCTGATTCAATGCAAAAAATATTGAAGGCTGTACACAACATCATAAAAAAGATTACGATTAAGGGTGAACAGCCAATTATACTTACAGCACCAATTATACGCTTTTATTTGCGAAAATTAATCGAACAAATTTCAAAAGATATAGTCGTTTTATCGTACAATGAGCTTTTGCCTAATGTAGAGGTATTTTCTGTAGGGACGGTGAAACTAAGTGAAAGTTAA
- the flhB gene encoding flagellar biosynthesis protein FlhB, with product MKLQIFAGERTEPATPKRRQDARKKGQVFQSREVTSALVTIAGFLVIYFTVQNSIAEIMNLIKFLFLNYGGASDNVFTINGIYKLFEMVFSVFIKLILPTIATVFIIALISTYAQVGFVFTLETLNFKLERLNPLDGLKRMFSKRSLLELVKSIIKISILAYVMYSFLIGQYKGIPQLLDMSVQDLIKYNMNIFAGILLRISLVLVVLGAIDYVYQWREYESNLRMSKEDIKEEFKETEGNPQIKSEIRKKQRQISMRRMMQNIKKADVVITNPTHIAVALMYDSEINDAPVVLAKGQDYVAQKIKEEAIKYSIAIVENKPLAQSLYKTTEVGDSIPPELYKAVAEVLAYVYSLRGE from the coding sequence TTGAAGCTACAAATTTTTGCAGGTGAAAGAACAGAACCGGCAACACCCAAAAGAAGGCAAGATGCAAGGAAAAAAGGACAAGTATTTCAAAGCAGAGAAGTTACCTCAGCACTTGTAACAATAGCTGGATTTCTTGTCATATATTTTACAGTACAAAATAGCATTGCCGAAATCATGAATTTAATCAAATTCCTTTTTTTAAATTATGGTGGTGCCAGCGATAATGTATTTACGATTAATGGCATATACAAGTTGTTTGAGATGGTGTTTTCTGTTTTTATAAAACTGATTTTGCCAACCATTGCAACTGTATTTATAATAGCTCTTATATCAACTTATGCGCAAGTTGGATTTGTATTTACTTTAGAGACTTTAAATTTTAAGTTAGAAAGACTAAATCCTCTTGATGGTTTAAAAAGGATGTTTTCTAAAAGGAGTCTTTTAGAACTTGTAAAGTCAATCATTAAAATCAGCATATTGGCATACGTAATGTATTCATTTTTGATAGGTCAATATAAGGGTATTCCGCAGCTTTTAGATATGTCTGTGCAAGATCTTATTAAATACAACATGAACATATTTGCTGGCATATTGCTGAGGATCTCTTTAGTATTGGTAGTTTTAGGAGCAATAGATTACGTGTATCAATGGAGAGAATATGAGTCAAACCTTAGAATGAGCAAGGAAGACATCAAAGAAGAATTTAAGGAAACTGAAGGCAATCCTCAGATAAAATCAGAAATTAGAAAGAAACAAAGGCAGATTTCCATGAGAAGGATGATGCAAAACATAAAAAAAGCCGATGTTGTCATAACAAACCCTACACACATTGCAGTAGCTTTAATGTATGATAGCGAGATTAATGATGCGCCTGTCGTATTGGCAAAAGGTCAAGATTATGTTGCACAAAAAATAAAGGAAGAAGCGATTAAATATTCGATTGCGATTGTAGAGAATAAGCCATTAGCTCAATCTTTGTATAAGACGACGGAAGTTGGTGACAGCATTCCACCCGAATTGTATAAAGCAGTTGCAGAAGTTTTGGCTTATGTATATAGTTTGAGGGGAGAATAG
- a CDS encoding flagellar biosynthetic protein FliO has product MSSDNLFVEAVAFLLMFILVVFLAYYVTLFLNRKAFNMYKGENFDIIDHLALGKDKNLYIIKICNEYMLFSVTNDSIVYIKTLDEKDLKIKDKSFSFGQSFNISLNNLKRLSIKNLGGNEHDKDKKN; this is encoded by the coding sequence ATGTCCAGCGATAACCTGTTTGTTGAAGCTGTAGCATTTCTTTTGATGTTTATTTTAGTCGTGTTTTTGGCTTATTATGTAACTTTGTTTTTAAATAGAAAAGCGTTTAACATGTACAAAGGAGAAAATTTTGATATTATCGATCATCTGGCTTTAGGCAAGGATAAAAACTTATATATAATTAAGATTTGCAATGAATACATGCTTTTTAGTGTTACAAACGATTCTATTGTTTACATAAAAACTTTAGACGAAAAAGACTTAAAAATAAAAGATAAAAGTTTTAGCTTTGGACAAAGTTTTAATATTTCATTAAATAATTTAAAGAGATTGTCAATTAAAAATCTGGGTGGTAATGAACATGATAAAGATAAAAAAAATTAG
- a CDS encoding chemotaxis protein CheA, with the protein MDTNQYLEIFLEESEEHIESLNENLLQLEKNPEDSHIVDEIFRSAHTLKGMAATMGFENMTKLTHKMEDIFQEIRNNSLKVSSNLMDVLFKCMDALSSMIGKISQSGNDAYDIDNLIKLLESGNSNEEIAVTNNSEESKAYASNEVNLYEKDIIEKAASQGYKTYSIEVVIDKNCVMKSARAFIVFNTLDNLGDIIDSKPSVEDIEDEKFDDRFTVHLISKHDKDSVKSKLTAISEIKEVNIEEILYSKEIKDNKNFEKTANINNDDQIKHSKTNKSVRVDIERLDNLMNLVSELIIIKTRLEGLESNEKNPDTIATIEYLERITTNLHDAVMKVRMVPVERVFNRFPRMVRDLSRELNKKITLNMFGQDTEVDRTVIDEIGDPLVHLIRNSIDHGIETPELRIRKGKTETGTINLKAYHEGNNVIIEVSDDGSGINFDKVKKKAYEKGMLSDEEANELSNEKLVKLLFEPGFSTSDKISDISGRGVGLDVVKNKIESLNGSIEVKTEKDKGTKFIIKLPLTLAIIQALLVMVGNEKYAFPLNSISEIVNKNKSEVHLVQGKEVVMYRGKVIPLIRLHNVLDVESNEDNDEFICVIIKKGDNLAACSVDELIGQQEIVIKPLGKYLSNVKVIAGATILGDGQVALIIDSNNLF; encoded by the coding sequence ATGGATACAAATCAATACTTAGAGATATTTTTAGAAGAATCTGAAGAACACATTGAGAGCTTAAATGAAAATCTTCTTCAGCTTGAAAAAAATCCTGAAGATTCACATATTGTGGATGAAATATTTAGATCTGCCCATACTTTAAAGGGAATGGCAGCCACAATGGGTTTTGAAAACATGACAAAATTGACTCACAAGATGGAAGACATTTTTCAAGAAATTAGAAATAATTCTTTGAAAGTTTCCAGCAATTTAATGGATGTATTGTTTAAATGTATGGATGCTTTAAGCTCCATGATTGGAAAAATATCTCAAAGTGGTAATGATGCGTATGACATTGACAATTTGATTAAGTTGTTGGAAAGTGGCAATTCAAATGAGGAGATTGCTGTAACCAATAATAGTGAAGAATCCAAAGCTTATGCCAGCAATGAAGTGAATTTGTACGAGAAAGATATAATTGAAAAAGCGGCGTCTCAAGGCTATAAAACGTATAGTATTGAAGTTGTTATTGATAAAAATTGCGTGATGAAGTCTGCAAGAGCTTTTATAGTATTTAATACATTGGACAATTTAGGCGATATTATAGATTCTAAACCTTCAGTAGAGGATATAGAAGATGAAAAATTTGACGATAGATTCACCGTTCATTTGATTAGCAAACACGATAAAGATTCTGTAAAGTCAAAATTAACCGCAATATCAGAGATAAAGGAAGTAAATATCGAAGAAATATTGTATTCCAAAGAAATAAAAGATAATAAGAATTTTGAAAAGACAGCTAATATCAATAACGATGATCAGATAAAGCATAGCAAGACAAATAAAAGCGTTAGAGTAGACATTGAAAGATTAGATAATTTGATGAATTTAGTAAGTGAGTTAATCATAATAAAAACACGATTAGAGGGACTGGAATCAAACGAAAAAAATCCTGACACCATTGCAACGATTGAGTATCTCGAAAGAATAACTACGAATCTTCATGATGCGGTAATGAAGGTAAGAATGGTGCCAGTAGAAAGAGTTTTTAACCGTTTCCCAAGAATGGTAAGAGATTTGTCTCGAGAGCTGAATAAAAAAATAACGTTAAATATGTTTGGGCAGGATACGGAAGTTGATAGGACTGTAATAGACGAAATAGGTGATCCATTAGTACATCTAATAAGAAATTCCATAGATCATGGCATAGAAACACCTGAATTGAGAATAAGAAAAGGAAAGACGGAGACTGGCACTATAAATCTTAAGGCATACCATGAAGGGAATAATGTGATAATTGAAGTAAGTGATGATGGTTCCGGCATTAACTTTGATAAAGTGAAAAAGAAGGCTTACGAAAAAGGTATGCTATCTGATGAAGAAGCTAATGAGTTGTCAAACGAAAAATTAGTAAAATTGTTATTTGAACCTGGATTCAGCACTTCCGACAAGATATCTGATATATCAGGCAGAGGAGTAGGACTTGATGTAGTTAAAAACAAAATAGAATCTTTGAATGGTTCTATAGAAGTTAAAACAGAAAAAGATAAGGGGACAAAATTTATAATAAAATTGCCACTGACATTGGCTATAATTCAAGCATTGTTAGTGATGGTCGGAAACGAAAAGTACGCTTTTCCGCTTAATTCAATATCGGAAATTGTAAACAAAAATAAAAGCGAAGTACATTTGGTGCAGGGCAAGGAAGTTGTCATGTATAGAGGTAAAGTAATTCCACTTATAAGGCTGCATAATGTCTTAGATGTTGAGTCTAATGAAGACAATGATGAATTTATATGCGTGATCATAAAAAAAGGCGACAATTTGGCTGCATGTAGTGTTGATGAACTTATAGGGCAGCAAGAAATAGTAATAAAACCATTAGGCAAATATTTAAGCAATGTAAAAGTAATTGCGGGCGCAACAATATTGGGAGACGGGCAAGTAGCTTTAATCATAGATTCTAATAATTTATTTTAA